In a single window of the Zea mays cultivar B73 chromosome 5, Zm-B73-REFERENCE-NAM-5.0, whole genome shotgun sequence genome:
- the LOC100273089 gene encoding Pentatricopeptide repeat-containing protein At1g09900-like, whose translation MAAAPPPAALPSHMSAALITLPSSHSYPSLPAQPKPPTPRPPQLHLVPRVAAYPAASAATPRRKASSASATERLRVLVRRGELDDALRLVDSLAGLNPPSPAAVGPCAALIKKLCASGRTADARRVLAASGPDVMVYNAMVAGYCGAGQLDAARRLVADMPVEPDAYTYNTLIRGLCGRGRTSNALAVLEDMFRRGCLPDVVTYTILLEATCKRSGYKQAMKLLDEMHDKGCAPDIVTYNVVLNGICQEGRVEDAMEFLKNLPSYGCEPNTVSYNIVLKGLFTAERWEDAEKLMEEMAHKGCPPNVVTFNMLISFLCRRGLVEPAMEVLEQMPQYGCTPNSLSYNPLLHAFCKQKKIHKAMEFVELMVSRGCYPDIVSYNTLLTALCRNGEVDVAIELLHQLKDKGCSPVLISYNTVIDGLTKAGKTKEALELLDEMTSKGLQPDIITYSTIASGLCREDRIEEAVRTFCKVQDMGIRPTAALYNAILLGLCKRRETHNAIDLFAYMISSGCMPNESTYTILVEGLAYEGLVKEARELFAQLCSRGVVNKKLMKKGSIKMLDGPTQT comes from the coding sequence ATGGCCGCCGCACCTCCGCCTGCTGCGCTGCCGTCCCACATGTCCGCCGCTCTCATCACCTTGCCCTCCTCCCACTCCTATCCTTCCCTCCCCGCGCAACCCAAGCCCCCAACCCCCAGGCCCCCTCAACTCCACCTCGTCCCCCGCGTCGCCGCATACCCCGCCGCATCCGCGGCCACCCCACGCCGCAAAGCCTCCTCCGCTTCCGCCACGGAACGTCTCCGCGTTCTCGTACGCCGTGGCGAACTGGACGATGCCCTCCGCCTCGTCGACTCACTCGCGGGCCTCAACCCACCCTCGCCAGCCGCGGTGGGGCCCTGCGCCGCGCTCATCAAGAAGCTCTGCGCGTCGGGCCGCACAGCGGACGCGCGCCGCGTGCTGGCTGCGAGCGGGCCTGATGTCATGGTCTACAACGCCATGGTGGCGGGCTACTGCGGGGCCGGGCAGCTCGACGCCGCGCGCAGGCTCGTGGCGGACATGCCCGTGGAGCCCGACGCGTACACCTACAACACGCTCATCCGAGGCCTCTGTGGCCGCGGCCGAACCAGCAACGCCCTGGCGGTGCTCGAGGATATGTTCCGCCGCGGCTGCTTGCCCGACGTCGTCACGTACACCATTCTGCTCGAGGCCACCTGCAAGAGGAGCGGGTACAAGCAGGCCATGAAGCTACTCGATGAGATGCATGACAAGGGGTGCGCCCCGGACATTGTCACCTATAATGTCGTCCTCAATGGTATCTGCCAGGAAGGCCGGGTTGAGGACGCAATGGAGTTCTTGAAGAACTTACCGTCCTATGGGTGCGAGCCGAACACTGTTAGCTACAACATTGTGCTGAAGGGTTTGTTCACTGCAGAACGGTGGGAAGATGCCGAGAAGCTCATGGAAGAGATGGCACACAAGGGTTGCCCTCCGAATGTGGTAACATTTAATATGCTCATCAGTTTCTTGTGTCGTAGAGGATTGGTTGAGCCCGCAATGGAAGTTCTTGAGCAGATGCCCCAGTACGGATGCACGCCTAATTCATTGAGTTACAACCCGCTTCTTCATGCCTTCTGCAAACAAAAGAAGATACATAAAGCAATGGAATTTGTGGAACTAATGGTGTCCAGGGGTTGTTACCCAGACATCGTTTCATACAACACTCTACTTACAGCACTCTGCCGCAATGGGGAAGTTGATGTTGCTATTGAATTGCTTCATCAACTCAAGGACAAAGGCTGTAGCCCGGTCTTGATTAGTTATAACACGGTCATTGATGGCCTTACTAAGGCTGGCAAAACAAAGGAAGCGTTAGAACTGTTGGATGAGATGACCAGTAAAGGGCTCCAACCAGATATCATTACTTATTCGACAATAGCTTCTGGTCTTTGTAGAGAAGACAGGATTGAGGAGGCGGTTAGAACATTTTGTAAAGTGCAAGATATGGGTATAAGGCCCACTGCGGCACTGTACAATGCTATTCTTCTTGGGCTCTGCAAACGGCGTGAAACACACAACGCTATCGACCTGTTTGCGTACATGATATCGAGTGGCTGCATGCCAAATGAATCGACTTACACTATACTTGTTGAAGGCTTGGCTTATGAAGGCTTGGTAAAGGAGGCAAGAGAATTGTTTGCTCAATTGTGCTCTAGAGGAGTTGTGAATAAGAAACTTATGAAGAAAGGATCCATTAAAATGCTAGATGGGCCTACACAAACTTAG
- the LOC100272326 gene encoding putative protein kinase superfamily protein codes for MSCCGGAEEDSYGPPANQAVPPPNANAPGNRGGPRGPGAPRVGGPAKPISIDAPSIPLDELKKITNNFSERALIGEGSYGRVYNATLGDGRAAVIKKLDTSASQDSDTDFSAQIAMVSKLKNEYFLELLGYCLEDGNRMVAYQFATMGSLHNILHGKKGVQGAEPGPVLNWAQRVKIAYGAARGLEYLHEKVQPSIVHRDIRSSNVLIFDDFSSKIADFNLTNQGTDTAARLHSTRVLGTFGYHAPEYAMTGQINQKSDVYSFGVILLELLTGRKPVDHTMPKGQQSLVTWATPRLSEDKVKQCVDPKLNSDYPPKAVAKLAAVAALCVQYESDFRPNMTIVVKAITPLLNAPKPAAPAAPQS; via the exons ATGTCTTGCTGCGGTGGCGCCGAGGAGGACAGCTACGGCCCGCCGGCCAACCAGGCGGTCCCACCACCCAACGCCAACGCCCCCG GTAACAGAGGCGGTCCGAGGGGGCCGGGCGCGCCCAGGGTCGGCGGCCCCGCAAAGCCCATCAGcatcgacgcgccctccatacccTTGGACGAGCTAAAGAAGATCACCAACAACTTCAGCGAGCGCGCCCTCATCGGCGAGGGCTCCTACGGCCGCGTCTACAACGCCACGCTCGGCGACGGCCGCGCCGCCGTCATCAAGAAGCTCGACACCAGCGCCTCGCAGGACTCCGACACCGACTTCTCCGCGCAG ATAGCCATGGTCTCCAAGCTCAAGAACGAGTATTTCCTGGAGCTCCTGGGGTACTGCTTGGAGGACGGCAACCGGATGGTAGCCTACCAGTTCGCCACGATGGGTTCCTTGCATAACATACTACACG GGAAGAAAGGAGTCCAGGGCGCGGAGCCCGGCCCCGTCCTCAACTGGGCTCAGCGCGTGAAGATAGCCTACGGAGCCGCGAGAGGTCTGGAGTACCTGCACGAGAAGGTGCAGCCGTCGATCGTCCACCGGGACATccgctccagcaacgtcctcatcTTCGACGATTTCAGCTCCAAGATCGCCGACTTCAACCTCACCAACCAGGGCACCGACACAGCCGCGCGCTTGCACTCTACTCGTGTGCTGGGGACCTTTGGGTACCATGCtccaga ATACGCCATGACAGGCCAGATCAACCAGAAGAGCGACGTCTACAGTTTCGGTGTGATCCTTCTGGAGCTACTCACCGGGCGGAAGCCAGTCGACCACACCATGCCGAAAGGCCAGCAAAGCCTTGTTACCTGG GCCACTCCAAGGTTGAGCGAAGACAAAGTGAAGCAGTGTGTCGATCCGAAGCTCAACAGCGACTACCCTCCAAAGGCGGTTGCAAAG CTGGCGGCGGTTGCAGCGCTGTGCGTTCAGTACGAGTCCGACTTCCGGCCAAACATGACCATCGTGGTGAAGGCGATCACGCCTCTCCTGAACGCACCTAAACCGGCTGCTCCGGCCGCGCCGCAATCCTGA